From Streptomyces sp. Edi4, one genomic window encodes:
- a CDS encoding glutamate--cysteine ligase: protein MTVGVEEEFLLVDPRTRTLAPDAEAVIATARAELGPRIGPELTAYQVETRTDPHTDLTALAEQLRTTRLIAARAAAGHGVRLVASGAPVLAPPGAPPLMSGERYARSSAVHGALDDEEVACACHVHIGLSDRGQALAVSNHLRTWLPALTALTANSPFWAGRDTGHASWRSVTRHRWPVSGPPPLFASLSHYEDLVAALVATRTCPDTGGIYWDIRPSHTHPTLEIRIADTQPTVDDTVLLTALIRAAAVTALREARSGRPAPQPDPQLLRAACWRAARDGLTGTALNLTHHRLEPARAQLRALRDWVAPALAAHPSDARTVDAQLRRIERTGTGAQRQRAAHARRHTYEDVVDTLITQTVAPPGSGTQAGSTGP from the coding sequence TTGACTGTCGGGGTGGAGGAGGAGTTTCTGCTGGTCGATCCCCGCACCAGGACCTTGGCCCCCGACGCCGAAGCGGTCATCGCGACCGCCCGAGCGGAACTGGGTCCCCGCATCGGCCCAGAACTGACGGCCTATCAGGTCGAGACCCGTACCGACCCGCACACCGACCTCACGGCGCTTGCCGAACAGCTCCGCACGACGCGACTCATCGCGGCACGGGCCGCCGCCGGGCACGGGGTGCGACTGGTGGCCAGTGGAGCCCCGGTCCTCGCGCCCCCCGGCGCGCCGCCCCTCATGTCAGGCGAGCGCTATGCCCGCAGTTCGGCCGTGCACGGCGCCCTCGACGACGAGGAAGTCGCCTGCGCCTGCCACGTCCACATCGGCCTGAGCGACCGCGGCCAGGCACTCGCGGTGAGCAATCACCTGCGCACATGGCTGCCCGCCTTGACCGCGCTCACAGCGAACTCCCCCTTCTGGGCCGGCCGCGACACCGGACACGCCAGCTGGCGCAGCGTCACCCGCCACCGCTGGCCGGTGAGCGGACCGCCACCGCTGTTCGCCTCCCTCTCGCATTACGAGGACCTGGTCGCCGCTCTCGTCGCCACCCGGACCTGTCCCGACACGGGCGGCATCTACTGGGACATCCGCCCTTCCCACACGCACCCCACCCTGGAGATCAGGATCGCCGACACGCAACCGACCGTGGACGACACGGTGCTGCTCACCGCGCTCATCCGGGCTGCCGCCGTCACCGCCCTGCGGGAAGCCAGGAGTGGCCGTCCCGCGCCCCAGCCCGACCCGCAGCTGCTGCGCGCGGCCTGCTGGCGTGCCGCGCGCGACGGCCTCACCGGGACCGCCCTGAATCTCACCCACCACCGTCTCGAACCGGCGCGTGCCCAACTCCGCGCTCTGCGGGACTGGGTCGCCCCCGCGCTGGCGGCCCACCCCTCGGACGCCCGGACCGTCGACGCCCAACTCCGCCGGATCGAAAGGACCGGGACGGGCGCCCAACGACAGCGCGCCGCCCACGCCCGTCGACACACCTACGAGGATGTCGTCGACACCCTCATCACGCAGACCGTTGCCCCGCCCGGTTCAGGAACGCAGGCTGGTTCGACGGGGCCCTGA
- a CDS encoding helix-turn-helix transcriptional regulator: protein MRNSVRELRSSRGLSQGQLGAALGVSRQTINAIETERYTPSLPLAISMAKFFKVSVEEMFHVEDSTADGA from the coding sequence ATGCGGAACAGCGTCAGAGAACTGCGGTCATCACGAGGGCTCTCCCAAGGTCAATTGGGCGCGGCCCTCGGGGTCTCACGGCAAACGATCAACGCCATCGAGACCGAGCGATACACCCCGTCCCTGCCGCTAGCCATATCCATGGCCAAGTTCTTCAAGGTCAGCGTCGAGGAGATGTTTCATGTCGAAGACAGCACAGCGGATGGCGCCTGA
- a CDS encoding GNAT family N-acetyltransferase, giving the protein MTPELHTARLHFRPYRRQDEDHFVALLRDEEVCRWMGQDLVPEPDLRALFTGILTEVYPKRRFDVWGVWQDDVYVGHAEVKKTGNVPGHELVAALLPAYWGRGLGGEVVTGLLRHAGENLGLNEVWGMVGSANTASLAMCERLGFRYVRDVVGDDGSTTKMVSIPTIRTSSPAAVPAPVPVPAPVPAQVPASQDAGSGTSPH; this is encoded by the coding sequence ATGACCCCCGAACTGCACACCGCCCGCCTGCACTTCCGCCCCTACCGGCGCCAGGACGAAGACCACTTCGTCGCGCTGCTGCGTGACGAGGAGGTGTGCAGGTGGATGGGGCAGGACCTCGTGCCCGAACCCGACCTGCGCGCGCTGTTCACCGGAATTCTGACCGAGGTGTACCCGAAGCGGAGGTTCGACGTCTGGGGTGTGTGGCAGGACGACGTGTACGTAGGTCACGCGGAAGTGAAGAAGACGGGCAACGTCCCAGGTCACGAACTGGTGGCCGCGCTCCTGCCCGCGTACTGGGGCCGGGGCCTGGGCGGAGAAGTGGTCACGGGACTACTGAGACACGCGGGCGAAAACCTCGGTCTGAACGAAGTCTGGGGCATGGTCGGCTCGGCGAACACCGCGAGCCTGGCGATGTGCGAGCGGCTGGGCTTCCGATACGTCCGCGACGTGGTCGGTGACGACGGATCGACGACCAAGATGGTGTCGATCCCCACGATACGTACGTCGTCGCCCGCAGCGGTACCGGCCCCCGTACCAGTACCGGCACCCGTACCGGCGCAGGTACCGGCATCGCAGGACGCCGGGAGCGGGACCTCACCGCACTGA
- a CDS encoding MbtH family NRPS accessory protein, translated as MDENTRYQVLRNDEEQYSLWPVDIEVPAGWQPVGKEGTESECTTYVDEVWTDMRPRSLRERMENTGA; from the coding sequence ATGGACGAGAACACCCGCTACCAGGTGCTGCGCAACGACGAGGAGCAGTACTCCCTCTGGCCCGTCGACATCGAGGTCCCCGCCGGCTGGCAGCCCGTCGGCAAGGAGGGGACCGAGTCCGAGTGCACCACGTACGTCGACGAGGTCTGGACCGACATGCGTCCCCGCAGCCTGCGCGAGCGCATGGAGAACACCGGAGCCTGA